A genomic region of Cyanobacteria bacterium FACHB-DQ100 contains the following coding sequences:
- a CDS encoding UPF0175 family protein: MQITIDLPDYSSLTEADLRLELAIVLFQQDRISIGSASKIAKMHVMDFQKVISDRGICVHYDVEEFQEDVQHLRDRGWL, translated from the coding sequence ATGCAAATCACAATCGATCTTCCTGACTACAGCTCCTTAACCGAAGCCGATCTGCGACTCGAACTCGCGATCGTTCTCTTCCAGCAAGACCGCATCAGCATCGGCAGCGCCAGCAAAATCGCAAAAATGCACGTTATGGATTTTCAAAAAGTGATTAGCGATCGCGGAATCTGCGTCCACTATGACGTAGAAGAATTCCAAGAAGATGTTCAGCATCTTCGCGATCGAGGCTGGTTATGA